From a region of the Pleuronectes platessa chromosome 22, fPlePla1.1, whole genome shotgun sequence genome:
- the LOC128428895 gene encoding uncharacterized protein LOC128428895, protein MAAEPSEMILRVIEADRVIKLKLSSRPSSVDQLINILKHKLELDNDFSLHYEDPDFDGKLTSLVDINELPQKAVVHISLSNDSSAVASTETLSNMSTPERLSRWPSGPFPIPSFSFVVEVMLTEGNREFEKNGTPLRLARDQKHDILEQLASTIYGFKAYPSDKELAKAAEALVAKHPCLKEAGSDTGWNGWKNSIKFKMGNYMTKMRRVGCKEVTVNAGKRSRRNPDNEPSHTNIKRPKRAEVNFLPNFPQGEDSSSLEHLRDLIVEEVKKTERNLPLISKMMQTTFALRRQTIVMSCPPVKQLLDLWPALRMQSEVFAEFQRITNQNLSNTFYAELDRHTPRLMALFRQKASRTGKNADALAEIFKVHDEQVLHDIHSRRTTVLHALPVYLREDTSGFFQTCVDGLDEPGFGDASVALLTTISDNSMSRVHYQPEKISVVLEGEVVATLPRLADAFLVMFGLTYALHLSYPKGLTNTFEFAQKILLGLEECKLSPRLQSLKNDLMGHV, encoded by the exons ATGGCAGCTGAACCTTCAGAAATGATCCTCCGTGTCATTGAGGCAGACCGTGttataaaattaaaactcagctCCCGGCCTAGCTCTGTTGACCAACTAATCAACATTTTGAAACACAAACTAGAATTGGACAATGACTTTAGCTTACACTATgaagatccagattttgatgggAAACTCACTTCACTAGTGGACATTAACGAGTTGCCACAAAAAGCTGTTGTGCATATTTCCCTTTCAAATGATTCCAGCGCTGTTGCATCAACTGAAACACTCTCAAACATGTCAACACCGGAACGTCTTAGCAGATGGCCTTCAGGTCCTTTTCCGATTccatcattttcatttgttgttgAGGTAATGCTTACAGAAGGCAATAGGGAATTTGAGAAAAATGGAACCCCTCTTCGGCTGGCTAGAGACCAAAAGCATGACATTCTTGAGCAACTTGCTTCTACGATATATGGTTTTAAGGCTTACCCAAGTGACAAAGAGTTAGCTAAGGCAGCTGAAGCTCTTGTGGCCAAACATCCATGTTTAAAGGAAGCAGGATCTGACACTGGATGGAATGGCTGGAAAAACAGCATCAAGTTTAAAATGGGTAACTACATGACCAAGATGAGAAGGGTCGGCTGTAAAGAGGTCACCGTAaatgctggaaaaagaagccgaAGAAACCCTGACAATGAACCTTCACACACTAACATCAAAAGGCCCAAGCGGGCAGAAGTTAACTTTCTGCCAAACTTTCCCCAAGGAGAAGATTCCTCAAGTCTCGAACATTTGAGGGATCTTATTGTTGAAGAAGTAAAGAAGACTGAGAGAAACCTTCCTCTCATTAGTAAGATGATGCAGACCACATTCGCCTTGCGGCGACAGACAATAGTGATGTCCTGCCCACCAGTGAAACAGCTCTTGGACCTGTGGCCTGCTCTTCGCATGCAGTCTGAG GTGTTTGCAGAGTTCCAGCGGATAACTAACCAGAACCTGTCTAACACATTCTATGCCGAACTTGATCGCCACACTCCTCGTTTGATGGCTTTATTCCGACAAAAGGCTTCTAGAACTGGAAAGAATGCAGATGCTTTGGCTGAAATTTTCAAAGTCCATGATGAACag GTATTACATGATATCCACTCAAGGCGTACCACTGTTCTCCATGCCCTTCCTGTGTATCTGCGTGAAGATACCTCCGGATTTTTCCAAACATGTGTG GATGGTTTGGATGAGCCAGGTTTTGGGGATGCGTCAGTTGCTCTCCTTACAACAATCAGCGACAATTCAATGAGTCGAGTTCACTACCAACCAGAGAAAATCTCAGTTGTCCTAGAGGGTGAAGTGGTGGCCACCCTCCCGAGACTCGCTGATGCCTTTCTGGTAATGTTCGGCCTTACCTATGCACTACATCTCAGCTATCCCAAAGGACTGACCAACACCTTCGAATTTGCTCAGAAAATTTTACTTGGTCTGGAAGAATGTAAATTGTCACCCAGACTGCAGTCGCTGAAGAATGACTTGATGGGACATGTGTAG
- the LOC128428905 gene encoding 4-galactosyl-N-acetylglucosaminide 3-alpha-L-fucosyltransferase 9-like, producing MSLSSCQMTRQRQITSGCFLLVCFLVIFFTYYKPEIEFPDFRDYLKRGNHSCECPVEAQIQGSNPNSSSEQHVEAPTDGPKQIQDVEVEAEPDTLLLIWTWPFGYKFDLTCDMFKYKGCRLTDDKSLYQQAHGVFIHHRDIHGNLGNLPSEPRPWFQKWVWMNMESPTHCAKLPGLDNLFNLTSCYRSDSHIPVPYGNLVPQSSEVESFQLPTKDKLVCWIVSNWHDEHKRVQYYNELKKHIQIETYGRAFGKNVDGQNYANILSSCKFYLSFENSQHKDYISDKVFDPMRLGTVPVVLGPIRENYEDHIPRDSFIHVDDFSTPKELAERLLHLDQNMTEYMRFFDWKKRYRIHQSQFGRDHACKACRYLQKNRGYQASHSLKKWFWDQ from the coding sequence ATGTCCCTCTCAAGCTGCCAGATGACTCGTCAGAGGCAAATTACCTCCGGCTGCTTCCTGTTGGTGTGTTTCctggtcattttttttacatactaCAAGCCGGAAATCGAGTTCCCGGATTTTCGTGATTATCTGAAGAGAGGCAATCATTCTTGTGAGTGCCCTGTGGAAGCACAGATCCAGGGCTCAAACCCAAACTCTTCCTCGGAGCAGCACGTGGAAGCACCTACTGATGGTCCCAAGCAGATACAGGACGTGGAGGTGGAAGCTGAGCCTGATACTCTTCTCTTGATTTGGACGTGGCCATTTGGCTACAAATTCGATCTCACCTGCGATATGTTCAAATATAAAGGATGCCGCTTGACCGATGACAAGTCTCTTTACCAACAAGCCCACGGGGTTTTCATCCACCACAGGGACATTCATGGAAATCTGGGAAACTTGCCGAGTGAGCCACGTCCCTGGTTTCAGAAATGGGTTTGGATGAACATGGAGTCACCTACACACTGTGCAAAATTACCCGGACTTGATAACTTGTTCAACTTGACATCCTGTTATCGCTCAGATTCACATATCCCAGTGCCTTATGGGAATTTGGTGCCACAATCATCTGAGGTGGAGAGTTTCCAGCTGCCAACCAAGGACAAGTTGGTCTGTTGGATCGTGAGCAACTGGCATGACGAGCACAAAAGAGTTCAGTACTACAACGAGCTGAAAAAACACATCCAGATAGAAACTTATGGGAGGGCTTTTGGCAAAAATGTAGATGGTCAAAACTATGCAAACATATTATCTAGTTGTAAATTCTACCTCTCCTTTGAAAACTCTCAGCACAAAGATTATATCTCAGACAAGGTATTCGATCCTATGAGACTGGGAACTGTACCCGTAGTTCTTGGCCCTATAAGAGAAAACTACGAGGACCATATCCCACGAGACTCTTTCATTCATGTCGATGACTTTTCCACTCCAAAGGAGCTGGCAGAGAGGCTCCTTCACCTAGACCAGAATATGACTGAATACATGAGATTCTTTGACTGGAAAAAGAGGTATAGAATTCATCAGTCACAGTTCGGCAGAGACCATGCCTGCAAAGCTTGTCgttacttacaaaaaaacagAGGATACCAGGCTAGTCATTCTCTTAAAAAGTGGTTCTGGGATCAATAG
- the LOC128428904 gene encoding 4-galactosyl-N-acetylglucosaminide 3-alpha-L-fucosyltransferase 9 has product MSLSSCQMTRQRQITSGCLLLVCFLVIFFTYYKPEIEFPDFRDYLKRGNHSCECPVEAQIQGSNPNSSSEQHVEAPTDGPKQIQDVEVEAEPDTLLLIWTWPFGYKFDLTCDMFKYKGCRLTDDKSLYQQAHGVFIHHRDIHGNLGNLPSEPRPWFQKWVWMNMESPTHCAKLPGLDNLFNLTSCYRSDSHIPVPYGNLVPQSSEVESFQLPTKDKLVCWIVSNWHDEHKRVQYYNELKKHIQIETYGRAFGKNVDGQNYANILSSCKFYLSFENSQHKDYISDKVFDPMRLGTVPVVLGPIRENYEDHIPRDSFIHVDDFSTPKELAERLLHLDQNMTEYMRFFDWKKRYRIHQSQFGRDHACKACRYLQKNRGYQASHSLKKWFWDQ; this is encoded by the coding sequence ATGTCCCTCTCAAGCTGCCAGATGACTCGTCAGAGGCAAATTACCTCCGGCTGCTTACTGTTGGTGTGTTTCctggtcattttttttacatactaCAAGCCGGAAATCGAGTTCCCGGATTTTCGTGATTATCTGAAGAGAGGCAATCATTCTTGTGAGTGCCCTGTGGAAGCACAGATCCAGGGCTCAAACCCAAACTCTTCCTCGGAGCAGCACGTGGAAGCACCTACTGATGGTCCCAAGCAGATCCAGGACGTGGAGGTGGAAGCTGAGCCTGATACTCTTCTCTTGATTTGGACGTGGCCATTTGGCTACAAATTTGATCTCACCTGCGATATGTTCAAATATAAAGGATGCCGCTTGACCGATGACAAGTCTCTTTACCAACAAGCCCACGGGGTTTTCATCCACCACAGGGACATTCATGGAAATCTGGGAAACTTGCCGAGTGAGCCACGTCCCTGGTTTCAGAAATGGGTTTGGATGAACATGGAGTCACCTACACACTGTGCAAAATTACCCGGACTTGATAACTTGTTCAACTTGACATCCTGTTATCGCTCAGATTCACATATCCCAGTGCCTTATGGGAATTTGGTGCCACAATCATCTGAGGTGGAGAGTTTCCAGCTGCCAACCAAGGACAAGTTGGTCTGTTGGATCGTGAGCAACTGGCATGACGAGCACAAAAGAGTTCAGTACTACAACGAGCTGAAAAAACACATCCAGATAGAAACTTATGGGAGGGCTTTTGGCAAAAATGTAGATGGTCAAAACTATGCAAACATATTATCTAGTTGTAAATTCTACCTCTCCTTTGAAAACTCTCAGCACAAAGATTATATCTCAGACAAGGTATTCGATCCTATGAGACTGGGAACTGTACCCGTAGTTCTTGGCCCTATAAGAGAAAACTACGAGGACCATATCCCACGAGACTCTTTCATTCATGTCGATGACTTTTCCACTCCAAAGGAGCTGGCAGAGAGGCTCCTTCACCTAGACCAGAATATGACTGAATACATGAGATTCTTTGACTGGAAAAAGAGGTATAGAATTCATCAGTCACAGTTCGGCAGAGACCATGCCTGCAAAGCTTGTCgttacttacaaaaaaacagAGGATACCAGGCTAGTCATTCTCTTAAAAAGTGGTTCTGGGATCAATAG
- the LOC128428901 gene encoding 4-galactosyl-N-acetylglucosaminide 3-alpha-L-fucosyltransferase 9-like, with translation MSLSSCQMTRQRQITSGCLLLVCFLVISFTYYKPDIEFPDFRDYLKRGNHSCECPVEAQIQGSNPNSSSEQHVEAPTDGPKQIQDVEVEAEPDTLLLIWTWPFGYKFDLTCDMFKYKGCRLTDDKSLYKQAHGVFIHHRDIHGNLGNLPSEPRPWFQKWVWMNMESPTHCAKLPGLDNLFNLTSCYRSDSHIPVPYGNLVPQSSEVESFQLPTKDKLVCWIVSNWHDEHKRVQYYNELKKHIQIETYGRAFGKNVDGQNYANILSSCKFYLSFENSQHKDYISDKVFDPMRLGTVPVVLGPIRENYEDHIPRDSFIHVDDFSTPKELAERLLHLDQNMTEYMRFFDWKKRYRIHQSQFGRDHACKACRYLQKNRGYQASHSLKKWFWDQ, from the coding sequence ATGTCCCTCTCAAGCTGCCAGATGACTCGTCAGAGGCAAATTACCTCCGGCTGCTTACTGTTGGTGTGTTTCCTGGTCATTTCTTTTACATACTACAAGCCAGATATCGAGTTCCCGGATTTTCGTGATTATCTGAAGAGAGGCAATCATTCTTGTGAGTGCCCTGTGGAAGCACAGATCCAGGGCTCAAACCCAAACTCTTCCTCGGAGCAGCACGTGGAAGCACCTACTGATGGTCCCAAGCAGATCCAGGACGTGGAGGTGGAAGCTGAGCCTGATACTCTTCTCTTGATTTGGACGTGGCCATTTGGCTACAAATTCGATCTCACCTGCGATATGTTCAAATATAAAGGATGCCGCTTGACCGATGACAAGTCTCTTTACAAACAAGCCCACGGGGTTTTCATCCACCACAGGGACATTCATGGAAATCTGGGAAACTTGCCGAGTGAGCCACGTCCCTGGTTTCAGAAATGGGTTTGGATGAACATGGAGTCACCTACACACTGTGCAAAATTACCCGGACTTGATAACTTGTTCAACTTGACATCCTGTTATCGCTCAGATTCACATATCCCAGTGCCTTATGGGAATTTGGTGCCACAATCATCTGAGGTGGAGAGTTTCCAGCTGCCAACCAAGGACAAGTTGGTCTGTTGGATCGTGAGCAACTGGCATGACGAGCACAAAAGAGTTCAGTACTACAACGAGctaaaaaaacacatccagaTAGAAACTTATGGGAGGGCTTTTGGCAAAAATGTAGATGGTCAAAACTATGCAAACATATTATCTAGTTGTAAATTCTACCTCTCCTTTGAAAACTCTCAGCACAAAGATTATATCTCAGACAAGGTATTCGATCCTATGAGACTGGGAACTGTACCGGTAGTTCTTGGCCCTATAAGAGAAAACTACGAGGACCATATCCCACGAGACTCTTTCATTCATGTCGATGACTTTTCCACTCCAAAGGAGCTGGCAGAGAGGCTCCTTCACCTAGACCAGAATATGACTGAATACATGAGATTCTTTGACTGGAAAAAGAGGTATAGAATTCATCAGTCACAGTTCGGCAGAGACCATGCCTGCAAAGCTTGTCgttacttacaaaaaaacagAGGATACCAGGCTAGTCATTCTCTTAAAAAGTGGTTCTGGGATCAATAG